A stretch of the Planktothricoides raciborskii GIHE-MW2 genome encodes the following:
- a CDS encoding glycoside hydrolase family 99-like domain-containing protein, with protein MGNPRLEEIPTIEVSKIEEGFIEYDPDGEMQPSAVKLIANYLPQFHPFPENEQWWGKGFTEWTNVGKAKPCYEGHYQPHCPIHFGYYDLRVPSVLEDQAKLAREYGIHGFNFYFYWFKGKTLMEMPIRQFLENQSIDIRFCLTWANENWTRRWDGLENEVLISQEHSLDDSLNLIRYLVPYFKDSRYLKVEGKPIFIVYRVNTIPDISITIKAWRQEIIKEGFPGLYLVAAQAFGFSDPRPYGFDAAMEFPPHGVNAVDVSDRIPNVSVDFQGKIYFYDDIVNAEVKKGGEFSNFKLFKGVTLSWDNTARRGLNSYIFHGFSLHRYMQWLQSISIKTALSPELKDDEKLIFVNAWNEWAEGVHLEPDQKYGYGYLEATRRVLKDIDKTTVEWLLNQPLKKNHNVAVIFHLHFVEVWEEIESILRQINGYDLYVTTTSLDGVKAVKNSGIDAFVLLVENRGRDILPFIDVFRMIKPMNYKFCCKIHSKRSLHRVDGDDLRRNILKSLFQTKEEWIANLQNRFDANASMGLLVPSQQLLEFDDENMKSNIHLCKELCEVMNIDFSHSLFPAGSMFWFRPKCLEPLLKIDSSFFDIESGLCDGTVPHAIERLFCIVAQSVGYETEPLL; from the coding sequence ATGGGCAATCCTCGATTAGAGGAAATTCCTACTATTGAAGTTTCCAAGATTGAAGAAGGTTTTATTGAATACGATCCTGATGGGGAAATGCAACCAAGCGCAGTCAAACTGATCGCCAACTATCTACCTCAGTTTCATCCCTTCCCCGAAAACGAGCAATGGTGGGGAAAAGGGTTCACAGAATGGACAAACGTGGGTAAGGCAAAGCCTTGCTATGAGGGGCATTATCAACCTCACTGTCCAATTCATTTTGGGTATTATGATTTGAGAGTTCCCAGTGTTTTAGAGGATCAAGCAAAGCTGGCAAGAGAATATGGAATTCACGGTTTTAATTTCTACTTTTATTGGTTTAAAGGCAAGACTCTTATGGAGATGCCTATCCGCCAATTTCTTGAAAATCAATCTATAGATATTAGATTTTGCCTAACATGGGCTAATGAAAATTGGACTCGTCGCTGGGATGGGTTGGAAAATGAGGTTTTAATATCCCAAGAACATTCTTTAGATGATTCGTTAAATTTGATACGATATCTAGTTCCTTATTTCAAAGACAGCCGATATTTAAAGGTCGAAGGGAAGCCTATCTTTATTGTATATCGGGTAAACACGATTCCCGATATCTCCATAACAATTAAGGCTTGGCGTCAGGAAATTATTAAAGAGGGCTTTCCTGGATTATATCTGGTTGCTGCACAAGCTTTTGGATTTTCTGACCCTAGACCTTATGGGTTTGACGCTGCTATGGAATTTCCTCCTCATGGTGTCAATGCGGTAGATGTAAGCGATCGAATACCAAACGTGTCTGTAGATTTTCAAGGTAAAATCTACTTCTATGATGACATTGTTAATGCAGAAGTAAAAAAAGGCGGCGAATTCAGCAATTTCAAACTGTTCAAGGGTGTAACACTATCTTGGGACAATACTGCACGCCGAGGTTTGAATTCATATATATTTCATGGCTTTTCACTACACAGGTATATGCAGTGGCTACAATCCATATCTATAAAAACAGCTTTAAGTCCAGAACTCAAGGATGATGAAAAACTTATATTTGTTAATGCGTGGAATGAATGGGCAGAAGGAGTACATTTGGAACCCGATCAGAAATATGGTTATGGGTATCTAGAAGCAACTCGTCGTGTTCTCAAAGATATTGATAAAACTACCGTTGAGTGGTTGCTCAACCAGCCTCTCAAAAAAAATCATAATGTGGCAGTAATTTTCCACTTGCATTTTGTTGAAGTATGGGAAGAAATAGAATCTATTCTTCGCCAGATTAACGGATACGATTTATATGTGACGACAACTTCGCTAGATGGGGTTAAAGCAGTCAAAAATTCTGGTATTGATGCTTTTGTGTTACTTGTAGAAAATCGAGGCCGCGATATTCTACCTTTTATTGATGTATTTAGAATGATAAAACCAATGAACTATAAGTTTTGTTGCAAAATTCATTCAAAAAGAAGTCTTCACAGAGTTGATGGGGATGATCTCAGAAGAAACATTCTGAAATCATTATTTCAAACAAAAGAAGAATGGATTGCAAATCTACAGAATCGCTTCGACGCAAATGCAAGCATGGGACTCCTTGTTCCATCTCAGCAATTGCTGGAGTTTGATGATGAAAATATGAAGAGCAATATCCATCTTTGTAAAGAGCTTTGTGAAGTTATGAATATAGATTTTTCTCACTCATTATTTCCTGCTGGCTCTATGTTCTGGTTTCGTCCTAAATGTCTTGAACCTTTACTCAAGATTGATAGCAGCTTCTTTGATATTGAATCTGGGTTATGTGATGGGACAGTTCCCCATGCAATTGAACGTTTGTTTTGTATTGTTGCACAGTCTGTGGGATACGAAACAGAACCTCTTTTGTAG
- a CDS encoding Stf0 family sulfotransferase, which yields MGKSNPVNGSLDSSIIDLIKMKNTTYFSIANKLMREGKLEEAIACYRRAIAQNPNFAWSHHNLAEALIKQGQIDEAIASYRRAIEINPNFASFHHNLREALVKPRIMANTDEGMVDIFTTVSRDNSSEKLVAQALEKPKSSKNYVICFTERSGSSMLCSILKQTNLLGMPNEYVNPRGPMQLYLKTCPATTLEEYFELLRRTQTTPNGIFGLKSCFFDFKPLIEMGGVGKLLNPVQFIYLTRRDIILQAISGYLARKSGIWHISSQAGGAENLDYSKVEYDEEQILKLIDIQIKDRLEWERFFTLYSIEPLRIVYEDIVESPITCVKQILSFLGENTDISTEDIKSKTVKTGGEIAQNYARRLRESFTL from the coding sequence TTGGGAAAATCTAATCCAGTAAACGGCTCTCTAGACAGCAGCATTATAGATCTTATAAAAATGAAAAACACAACTTACTTTAGCATCGCAAATAAACTGATGAGAGAAGGCAAATTGGAGGAAGCGATCGCCTGTTATCGCCGTGCGATCGCGCAAAATCCCAACTTTGCCTGGAGTCATCATAATTTAGCCGAAGCGCTAATCAAGCAAGGTCAAATTGATGAAGCGATCGCCTCTTACCGTCGCGCCATAGAGATTAACCCAAACTTTGCTTCATTTCATCATAATTTAAGAGAAGCGCTAGTCAAGCCTAGAATTATGGCAAACACGGATGAGGGAATGGTAGATATTTTTACGACTGTTTCAAGGGATAACTCTTCGGAAAAACTGGTGGCTCAAGCATTAGAAAAACCAAAGAGCAGCAAGAACTATGTTATATGCTTTACTGAACGATCCGGAAGCAGTATGCTGTGTTCTATTCTCAAGCAAACTAACTTGTTGGGAATGCCAAACGAGTATGTCAATCCTAGAGGCCCAATGCAACTCTATCTAAAAACTTGCCCAGCTACTACTCTGGAAGAATACTTCGAGCTTTTGCGGCGGACTCAAACTACACCTAACGGAATTTTTGGCTTGAAATCGTGTTTTTTTGATTTCAAACCTCTTATTGAAATGGGGGGAGTGGGGAAACTTTTAAATCCAGTCCAATTTATCTATCTGACACGACGAGATATTATTCTGCAAGCAATTTCAGGATATCTCGCCCGCAAATCGGGGATATGGCATATCTCAAGCCAAGCAGGGGGAGCAGAAAATTTAGACTATAGTAAAGTAGAGTATGACGAAGAACAAATTCTTAAGCTGATAGACATTCAAATCAAGGACCGGCTGGAATGGGAACGATTTTTTACGTTGTATTCTATTGAACCGTTAAGGATTGTTTATGAGGACATAGTAGAATCACCTATTACTTGCGTCAAGCAGATTTTAAGTTTCTTGGGAGAGAATACTGATATATCAACTGAAGACATCAAGTCAAAAACAGTAAAGACCGGAGGTGAAATAGCTCAGAACTATGCTAGACGCTTACGAGAAAGTTTTACTTTGTAA
- a CDS encoding methyltransferase domain-containing protein: MDNSTASASDSVEIISVHVPKTAGATFGHMILPQIYSLEKIFYDYESLPVEVLQDKITSKTKVIHGHFPAMKYQKAYPNAKIIVWLRNPINRLISWYYFWLTFPTNEPTSGKFHKYVVNNQIGFEEFIDLQDAQNGISRNYFQGINLENFQFIGIQEFFREDLRELQQLLNWPEVKVTPSNRNTYPDYEDLVRNIWSDRRLIGKIVSLNSADMELYQNALNLRAKRKGLSNSLQQYQVYLQESQQRSQFLHKIITDSDWFNLICESQHSEVYFNGIKLPKFPPAELQTQTTGASGERTLQEAFKFYQFCISECNTIGKPLSAESVLLDFGVGWGRIARFFLREVYTHNLFGLDISEHFISICKSSFKNSNFFKCNAYPPTELKANQFTHIVGYSVFSHLSEKACRLWMEEFHRVLQDDGVLILTTRASSFLNYCESLKQLNPTDHHSKVLSILFDDFGEARAAYNRGEFLHTNIYEVTGSAELNSEFYGETFIPEAYARQAYSDLFELVSFSLSSTFPIAIMVFKKIS; encoded by the coding sequence ATGGATAATTCTACTGCTTCAGCTTCCGACAGTGTAGAAATAATCTCCGTTCATGTGCCCAAAACTGCTGGCGCAACCTTTGGTCACATGATTTTACCGCAAATTTATAGTCTAGAAAAAATTTTTTATGATTACGAATCTTTACCTGTAGAGGTTTTACAAGATAAAATTACCTCCAAAACTAAAGTGATTCATGGACACTTTCCCGCCATGAAATATCAAAAGGCATACCCCAACGCTAAAATAATAGTTTGGCTCAGAAATCCAATAAATCGTTTAATTTCCTGGTATTATTTTTGGCTGACATTTCCTACTAACGAGCCGACTTCTGGTAAATTTCATAAATATGTAGTTAACAACCAGATTGGCTTTGAAGAATTTATAGATTTACAGGATGCTCAAAATGGCATATCAAGAAACTATTTTCAAGGAATAAATTTGGAGAATTTTCAATTCATAGGAATTCAAGAATTCTTTCGAGAAGATTTACGGGAGCTACAGCAACTATTAAACTGGCCAGAAGTCAAGGTGACACCTTCTAATCGAAATACCTATCCTGATTATGAGGATCTGGTCAGAAATATTTGGAGCGATCGACGATTAATTGGGAAGATAGTGTCCCTCAATAGTGCAGATATGGAACTCTATCAAAATGCTCTCAACCTCAGAGCCAAACGGAAAGGCTTGTCCAATTCTCTGCAACAGTATCAAGTTTATTTACAAGAATCTCAGCAGCGTTCACAATTCCTTCATAAAATAATAACAGATTCAGATTGGTTTAACTTAATTTGTGAAAGCCAACATTCAGAAGTTTATTTTAACGGCATCAAGCTACCTAAATTTCCGCCAGCAGAATTACAAACTCAAACCACAGGTGCATCAGGAGAAAGAACTCTGCAAGAAGCATTCAAATTTTATCAATTCTGTATCTCTGAGTGCAATACTATTGGGAAACCTTTATCGGCAGAAAGTGTCTTGCTTGATTTTGGGGTAGGTTGGGGCAGAATAGCTAGATTTTTTCTTCGCGAAGTATATACGCACAATCTTTTTGGTCTAGATATTTCTGAACATTTCATTTCTATTTGTAAATCATCATTTAAAAATAGTAACTTTTTTAAATGTAATGCTTATCCTCCAACAGAATTAAAAGCAAATCAATTTACTCATATAGTAGGCTACTCTGTATTTTCACATTTATCAGAAAAAGCTTGTCGTTTATGGATGGAAGAATTTCACCGAGTTTTACAGGATGATGGGGTATTAATTTTAACAACCAGAGCCAGTTCGTTTTTGAATTACTGTGAAAGCTTAAAGCAGCTAAATCCTACGGATCATCATTCTAAAGTTCTAAGTATTTTGTTTGATGATTTTGGCGAAGCTAGAGCAGCTTACAACCGAGGCGAATTTCTTCACACTAATATTTATGAAGTTACTGGAAGTGCTGAGCTAAATAGTGAATTCTATGGAGAAACTTTTATACCTGAAGCTTATGCCCGTCAAGCCTATTCAGATTTATTCGAGTTAGTCAGTTTTTCTCTCTCATCTACATTTCCTATCGCCATTATGGTTTTTAAAAAAATATCCTAG
- a CDS encoding chromosome partitioning protein ParA, with the protein MEKHNIQNSQVLIITSMHRSGSSLTASLLQSAGLHIGRRLMGAAEANIKGHFENLDFWSLHQKVLKSQGANEEGWTLQDQIQVDDYYREEAKNIVTKNAISGLWGWKDPRTTLFLEFWANLLPEANFLLLFRYPWEVVSSLYRKGQPYAIFQEQPELAIKFWLHYNQKILNFSNSFPQRCFLVSLNNFLQHTQPFIDALNQKFRINLSIPNPTIYQPSLLHRQNSEGHRASLINHYYPEAIALYQELEARAWQLTDAPDTSWQEKLKSSPYRIWAFQDWVKVGNLQGENQKLQQELGQTKSQLHQTQAELGQTQSQLHQTQAELGQTQSQLHQTQEELGQTQSQLHQTQEELGQTQSQLHQTQEELGQTQSQLHQTQEELGQTQSQLEERQTQLYQTEAMLSQYQSHLQQVETLLEQSQTQLHQKTEELEKTQGQLHQTQEELGQTQSQLHQTQAELGQTQSQLHQTQAELGQTQSQLHETEEKLGQTQSQLHQTEEVLEQSQAQLHETEAVLEQSVTQLQQKTQELQQSQSQLHQVQEELERSQSQQQQIKQEEQQAKSELAQTRSKLEEVQTQLYQTEAMLTEYQSHRQQTESALERSLSQLQETRSELERYKTEFERSRLEETLASAAENDEQMQYNLLLWDGWQAYRNGDMNKMAHCLQQSLKFTSLSRTETILNWLENFSRFSSENGYQLDIQELTNLAEWQQLVRRLTAAKSLIAIK; encoded by the coding sequence ATGGAAAAACACAACATCCAAAATTCACAAGTATTAATTATTACCAGTATGCACCGCTCTGGCAGTTCCTTAACTGCTTCTTTACTACAGAGCGCGGGTCTGCATATTGGACGGCGGTTGATGGGTGCGGCTGAAGCAAATATTAAAGGTCATTTTGAAAATCTGGACTTTTGGAGCTTACATCAAAAAGTTCTCAAATCTCAAGGGGCAAATGAGGAAGGCTGGACGCTACAAGACCAGATTCAGGTTGACGACTATTATAGAGAAGAAGCCAAGAATATCGTTACAAAAAATGCTATCAGCGGATTATGGGGATGGAAAGACCCCCGCACAACCTTATTTTTAGAATTTTGGGCTAATCTGCTACCAGAGGCGAATTTTTTGCTGCTGTTTCGCTATCCTTGGGAAGTGGTTAGTTCTCTCTACCGAAAAGGGCAACCCTATGCAATTTTTCAAGAACAGCCAGAACTGGCTATTAAGTTTTGGCTCCATTACAATCAGAAAATATTAAATTTTTCCAATTCTTTTCCCCAGCGTTGCTTTTTAGTCAGTCTGAACAATTTTTTGCAGCATACTCAGCCATTTATTGATGCCTTAAATCAAAAGTTTAGGATTAATTTATCGATTCCTAATCCAACGATTTATCAGCCAAGTTTATTACATCGACAAAACTCAGAAGGGCATCGAGCCAGCCTGATTAACCATTATTACCCAGAAGCGATCGCCCTCTATCAAGAACTCGAAGCCCGTGCATGGCAACTAACCGATGCACCCGATACTTCCTGGCAAGAAAAGCTGAAGTCTTCTCCTTATAGAATTTGGGCGTTTCAAGATTGGGTAAAGGTTGGCAATCTCCAGGGAGAAAATCAAAAGTTGCAGCAGGAATTGGGGCAAACCAAGTCCCAACTGCACCAAACTCAGGCAGAATTAGGGCAAACTCAGTCCCAACTGCACCAAACTCAGGCAGAATTAGGGCAAACTCAGTCCCAACTGCACCAAACCCAAGAGGAATTGGGGCAAACTCAGTCTCAACTGCACCAAACCCAAGAGGAATTGGGGCAAACTCAGTCCCAACTGCACCAAACCCAAGAGGAATTGGGGCAAACTCAGTCCCAACTGCACCAAACCCAAGAGGAATTAGGGCAAACCCAGTCCCAACTTGAAGAACGTCAAACTCAACTCTATCAAACGGAGGCAATGCTGTCACAATATCAATCTCACCTCCAGCAAGTAGAAACTCTGTTAGAACAATCTCAAACTCAACTGCATCAAAAGACCGAAGAGTTAGAAAAAACTCAAGGGCAACTGCACCAAACTCAAGAGGAATTGGGGCAAACCCAGTCCCAATTGCACCAAACTCAAGCGGAATTGGGGCAAACCCAGTCCCAATTGCACCAAACTCAAGCGGAATTGGGGCAAACCCAGTCCCAATTGCATGAAACTGAGGAGAAACTAGGCCAAACTCAGTCTCAACTGCACCAAACTGAGGAAGTGTTGGAACAGTCTCAGGCTCAGTTGCATGAAACTGAAGCAGTTTTAGAACAATCCGTGACTCAGTTACAGCAGAAAACCCAGGAGTTGCAGCAGTCTCAGTCTCAGCTACACCAAGTTCAGGAGGAATTGGAGCGATCGCAGTCTCAGCAGCAGCAAATAAAGCAAGAAGAACAACAGGCTAAATCTGAACTTGCTCAAACTCGCTCAAAACTCGAAGAGGTTCAAACTCAACTCTATCAAACGGAGGCAATGCTGACAGAATATCAATCTCACCGCCAACAAACAGAAAGTGCCTTAGAGCGATCGCTGTCTCAACTGCAAGAGACTCGTAGCGAGTTAGAACGCTATAAAACTGAATTTGAGCGATCGCGCCTTGAAGAAACTCTCGCCAGTGCTGCTGAAAATGACGAACAGATGCAGTACAATCTCCTATTGTGGGATGGTTGGCAAGCATATAGAAATGGCGATATGAACAAGATGGCTCATTGCTTGCAACAGTCGTTAAAATTCACGTCTTTATCCCGAACGGAAACCATCCTCAACTGGCTAGAAAATTTTTCTAGATTTTCTTCAGAGAATGGCTATCAACTCGATATTCAGGAATTGACCAACTTAGCCGAATGGCAACAACTCGTGCGTCGCCTAACCGCAGCTAAATCTCTGATTGCTATTAAATAG
- a CDS encoding type II toxin-antitoxin system PemK/MazF family toxin — protein sequence MASYSKNEIILVRYPFSDLSSSKVRPAVVVSSPHPSQDILIVPLTSKTVSLLDGEFALVDWSAAGLNVATAVKRGLYTVHENLVIKAIGKLSDADAKQLEQSLRGWLGLI from the coding sequence ATGGCGAGTTACTCAAAAAATGAGATAATTTTGGTTCGCTATCCGTTTTCAGACTTGTCCAGTTCAAAGGTCAGACCTGCTGTGGTGGTGAGTTCGCCACACCCGTCTCAAGATATCTTAATTGTGCCTCTAACAAGTAAAACAGTCTCATTGCTTGATGGGGAATTTGCACTGGTTGATTGGTCGGCAGCAGGATTAAATGTAGCTACGGCAGTCAAGCGAGGTTTATACACAGTGCATGAGAACTTGGTGATTAAAGCGATCGGCAAGTTATCTGATGCAGATGCAAAACAATTAGAGCAGTCATTGCGAGGCTGGCTGGGGTTAATTTAA
- a CDS encoding glycosyltransferase family 2 protein, with amino-acid sequence MTSTQTPEVSVIIPAYNGSRYIQQAIESVFTQTYPNWELIIVDDGSTDNTQQVVQQYGQKLRYFYQENQGVAAARNRGILEAQGELIAFLDQDDWFLPDKLTQQVAGFQQHHSLGIVHSGWQIVNETGGAISDIALWHSLPDLSLADWLLWKPVFLGAMLFDRNWLEFAGGFNCRYHQAPDVDLVLRLALMGCEAAWVRQTTVCYRQHQGNASLNTPLQVKECQMVLERMLARPNLPDEIRALEHRARYNNLVWSAWRLYWTGHLAEMAKYLEKSLSMTSFSRTETVLNWVEYFQKYSREYGHKFAADSLIHSQEWQELMAMLF; translated from the coding sequence GTGACATCAACCCAAACCCCAGAAGTCAGCGTCATCATCCCAGCTTATAACGGTTCGCGCTACATTCAGCAAGCCATAGAAAGCGTTTTCACCCAAACTTACCCGAATTGGGAGCTAATTATCGTCGATGATGGCTCCACCGACAACACTCAGCAAGTTGTGCAACAATATGGCCAAAAATTGCGCTATTTCTATCAAGAGAATCAAGGGGTTGCAGCGGCTAGAAATCGCGGCATTCTGGAAGCCCAAGGCGAGTTAATTGCTTTTTTGGATCAAGATGACTGGTTTTTGCCCGATAAATTGACGCAACAAGTGGCTGGCTTTCAACAACACCATTCTCTGGGGATTGTCCATAGTGGTTGGCAAATTGTCAACGAGACTGGAGGAGCAATTTCTGATATTGCCTTATGGCATAGTTTACCGGATTTAAGTTTAGCTGATTGGTTGTTGTGGAAGCCGGTATTTTTGGGGGCGATGCTGTTTGATCGCAATTGGTTAGAGTTTGCTGGGGGTTTTAATTGTCGCTATCATCAAGCACCCGACGTAGATTTGGTGTTGCGGTTGGCATTGATGGGATGCGAAGCCGCTTGGGTACGACAAACCACGGTATGCTATCGTCAGCATCAGGGCAATGCTTCACTCAACACGCCGTTACAAGTTAAGGAATGTCAGATGGTGCTGGAGCGGATGCTTGCCCGACCGAATTTACCCGATGAAATTCGCGCTTTAGAACATCGGGCTCGTTATAATAACTTAGTCTGGAGTGCGTGGCGGTTGTATTGGACAGGTCATCTGGCAGAAATGGCCAAGTATTTGGAAAAATCTTTATCCATGACTTCTTTTTCTCGCACGGAAACTGTGCTAAACTGGGTTGAGTATTTCCAGAAGTATTCTAGGGAATATGGCCATAAATTTGCGGCTGATTCCCTGATCCATTCTCAGGAATGGCAAGAATTGATGGCTATGCTATTTTAA